In Zingiber officinale cultivar Zhangliang chromosome 1A, Zo_v1.1, whole genome shotgun sequence, a genomic segment contains:
- the LOC122027718 gene encoding ATP-dependent RNA helicase DEAH12, chloroplastic-like: protein MEIVNCVEHGLLGNPDAEDEFRSCCTEEEEEWQDTEESLAEGSNDDLEEFSLRMFFKGVSTSDTQGKGSRAAGIGVVMERSAGISLIKVQKKLDFYVEDLVAEHLALMDGISAALRNGTRKLYAFTDSEELYSQIAETEILGHQLLIAALGHRILELAEKLEDFDLQLVSSYELERPLRLAREAIGDWSADICPMCCEEKESSKMIKLNCSHKICPDCMIMYAVRELQCSKVPIKCPQIKCRYLISASECKSFLPSARYELLWTGMIDAQNLDAFFCPFNNCSGVLHPGHCLSSTASSSTQSDINRIQCPECQREMCIGCRVPWHSLMTCEDYQNLTASEGAARDICFTDFAEDTRHRRCQQCRQMIEHTDEGYHVTCWCGHEFCYMCSTEYQNGIQTCHCAFWGENNPEPSVTPSNDGSQLWPWEPLNSLPALTDEYSEQERAQLALVQSFLSVGIDLSELHHSPQSPPRCSDSDTDTVKDLHQLPWLERFVSVISDSYHEDFVQ from the exons ATGGAGATCGTGAATTGCGTTGAACATGGCTTGCTGGGTAATCCAGACGCGGAAGATGAATTTCGAAGCTGTtgtacagaagaagaagaagagtggcaGGATACTGAGGAATCTCTAGCCGAAGGTTCTAATGATGATCTCGAAGAGTTTTCATTAAGAATGTTTTTTAAGGGTGTATCCACCTCAGATACTCAGGGTAAAGGATCTAGGGCTGCTGGAATTGGAGTGGTGATGGAAAGATCTGCTGGAATTTCCTTAATTAAAGTGCAGAAGAAGCTTGACTTTTATGTAGAGGATTTGGTAGCTGAGCACTTGGCGTTGATGGACGGGATATCAGCAGCACTCCGAAATGGCACTAGAAAGCTCTATGCGTTCACTGATTCCGAAGAACTGTATTCTCAG ATTGCAGAAACAGAAATTCTTGGCCACCAACTTTTAATAGCAGCTCTAGGACACAGGATCCTAGAGCTGGCTGAGAAGCTTGAAGACTTTGATTTACAGCTGGTTTCAAGTTATGAATTAGAGAGGCCATTGCGCTTGGCCAGAGAAGCAATTGGTGACTGGTCAGCTGACATTTGTCCCATGTGTTGTGAGGAGAAGGAAAGTTCAAAGATGATAAAGTTGAATTGTTCCCATAAAATTTGTCCTGATTGCATGATCATGTATGCTGTCCGTGAATTGCAGTGCTCAAAGGTTCCTATAAAGTGCCCTCAAataaaatgcagatatttgatTTCAGCCAGTGAATGCAAGTCATTTCTCCCATCTGCTAGATATGAATTACTATGGACAGGCATGATTGATGCTCAGAATTTAGATGCATTCTTTTGCCCTTTCAATAATTGCTCAGGAGTGCTCCATCCTGGTCATTGTTTGTCCTCTACAGCAAGTTCTTCAACTCAATCAGATATCAACCGCATTCAGTGCCCAGAGTGTCAGAGAGAGATGTGTATTGGCTGTCGCGTTCCCTGGCATTCCTTGATGACATGTGAGGATTATCAGAACCTAACAGCATCTGAAGGAGCTGCAAGGGATATTTGTTTTACTGACTTCGCAGAAGACACTAGGCACAGGCGCTGCCAGCAGTGTAGACAAATGATTGAACACACAGATGAGGGTTATCATGTGACCTGCTG GTGTGGACACGAGTTCTGCTACATGTGTAGCACTGAATACCAGAATGGCATTCAGACCTGTCACTGTGCCTTTTGGGGTGAGAATAATCCTGAGCCTTCTGTGACTCCTTCGAACGATGGATCACAACTCTGGCCATGGGAGCCTTTAAATTCCCTGCCAGCGCTTACAGATGAATACTCCGAGCAAGAAAGAGCACAGTTAGCTCTTGTACAAAGTTTTCTCTCCGTTGGAATTGACCTAAGTGAACTCCACCACTCTCCGCAATCGCCTCCTCGATGTTCCGATTCTGACACGGACACTGTTAAAGACCTCCACCAGCTCCCCTGGCTTGAGAGGTTCGTATCCGTGATTAGTGACAGCTACCATGAGGATTTTGTTCAGTGA